Sequence from the uncultured Flavobacterium sp. genome:
CTTACAGGCCGAATTTAAAGCAAATAACAGCTGATCAATGGAAAATTGTTGTTCCGTATGGTTTGGCTTTAGGTGCAATGAATTTGATTTTTTATATGGCAATAGAAAGAATCCCAATTGGACTTGCTGTAACATTAGAATTTATAGGTCCATTAGTGGTAGCTATAGTTGGTTCGACCCGTTTAGTTGATTATTGCTGGGTTTTGCTCGCAGCAATCGGGATTGTGCTTATTGCGCCCTGGTCAAATAATAGTATCGATTCATTAGGGGTTTTATATGCTTTATTGGCAGGAGCTCTTTGGGCTGCTTATATTGTTTTGGGCGGAAAAGTTTCTAAAATAATGCATGGCGGTCAGGCTGTTGCAACCGGAATGTTGTTTGGTGCAATTTTAATACTTCCGTTTGGTTTTTACGAAAACGGATTGTCAAATCTAACTCCAAAACTTTTTGGAATGGGTGTTGCACTTGCACTTTTGTCAAGCGCTATTCCGTTTACACTCGAAATGAAAGCTTTAGGTCAGCTTCCTCCTCGTACTTTTAGTATATTAATGAGTTTAGAACCTGCTGCAGCTTCAGTTTGTGCTTTTATATTCTTGCAGGAATACTTGACTTTATATGAAATATTAGCCGTTTTTTGTGTTGTCATAGCTTCTGTTGGCTCGACATTAACAGCAAAAAAATAGTTTAAATATGAAGAAAAGTTTTTTTGAGTTCTTTAAAATTATAGACGGAATATATATAATTTCCTTTCTGATCAGGATACCATTTTTATTTTTCTATGATGGAATATTTGTTATTGATGCATTAAGATTAGCATTTTTCTTCCTATTCAGTCAAATCATTCTTTTATTTGGTTGTGCAATTTTCTATTTTTTCACAAAAAACAGGCTTTTAATTGAAGAACAGATTAAATATGGCCTGATAACACTGATGTTAATATACGACGTATTTTACCTAAAAAGGACGATGGACCATACCGATCATATTGCACAACTAACTTTTACATTTTTATTTAATATATTATCTGTATTCTACATTTTAAAAAAAGAGGAATCATAAAAAAAGCCCTGTATTAACAGGGCTTTTTTCGATCGTAGGTTTTTGTTTAGGAGATTATTATTTTGTTTTTGGCAACAATACTGTATCAACTACATGAATTACACCATTAGATTGGTTTACGTCAGCAATTGTAACTTTTGCTTTGTTTCCGCTTTCGTCGCTAATGTAAAGATCTTTTCCTTTCATCCAAGCTGTTAAAGAACCACCACTTACAGTTTTAAGAGTTGCTTTTCCTTTACCTGCTTTAATTGCTTTTGCAATATCAGAAGCATTCCATTTTCCTGCAACAACGTGATAAGTCAAAATTGTTTGCAAAGTTTTGATGTTTTCAGGTTTCAATAATGTATCAACAGTTCCTGCTGGTAATTTTGCAAATGCTTCATTTGTTGGAGCAAAAACTGTAAAAGGCCCTTTTCCTTGTAATGTTTCTACCAATCCTGCAGCTTTTACAGCGGCAACCAATGTAGTATGATCTTTTGAATTTACGGCGTTTTCAATAATATTTTTGTTTGGATACATTGCAGCTCCACCAACCATTTTAGTTTTTTGTGCAAATGATGTAAATCCAAATCCTAATGCTAAAATTGCTACTGCTAAAAATTTTCTAGTTTTCATAATGAATGTTTTAAGTTATAAGCTCATTTACGGGATAGTTTTCGATTTGGTTTTATTAAAAATTCAAAAAAGTTTTAAAATTGTTGAAAAATCCTTAAAAACAGTTGTAAAACAACACATTAAAAGATTAATTTATTTTCAATTATTTTTAAAATCATCAAAGTCTTTGTATTACTTTTATTATTAACTTTAGTACAAAATTGACTGGATATGGAAAATCTACCTAAGAAAATAAGAAGTAAAAAATTAAGTACAAGAGTTGATTTAACCGCAATGGTTAGCGTTTCTTTTTTGTTGATTATATTTTTTATGGTGACAATTGAGCTGGCAAAACCAAAAGGGATTGGTTTAGGTTTACCTGACAGAGAAAGAGGATGCGGTGAACCAATTCCTGGATGTTATAATGGAAATCGTTTTTACACCGTTTTATTGGGAGAAAATGATAAATTAATAACATATGCTGGTCTACTAGATAACCCGTTAGAGAAACCAAGAGAAACAAATTATAGTAAAAAAGGTTTTCATACTGACCTTAAAATAGTTAACAAAAGAATACTTGAACATTCTGCTGCTGTTGGCAAACCAAATCGAGGTTTAATTGTTTTTATAAAACCATCCAGCAAAAGTAATTACGGAAATCTGGTTGATATACTTAACGAAATGAAACTTGCAAACATCGAGGCTTATGCTATTGTAGATGAATTCACTCCGGAAGAAACAAAATTATTGGCTTCTAATTAAAAATATTTCAAACATGGAAAATCTACCTAAGAAAATAAGAAGTAAAAAATTAAGTACAAGAGTTGATTTAACCGCAATGGTTAGTGTTTCTTTCTTGTTAATTATATTTTTCATGGTTACTATTGAGTTGGCAAAACCGAAAGCGGTTGATTTAAGTTTGCCTGCAAAAGATCTGGATGAAAAATGGGAAAATATAATTACCTGTGGTTCAGATCCGAGTCGTACTATTACAATTTTACTTGATGATAATGATAAAATGGTCGCTTATTCCGGGCTTTTATATGCTCCAATTGCAAAACCAAAAGAGTTTAATTATGGAAAGAACGGAATTCGTGAAGAACTGTCTAATAGAAGAAAAAACATTTTGGAATATTCGTCAGCAATGGGAAAATCAAGCAATGGTCCAATTGTAATTATAAAACCAAGTAAGAAATCAAACTTTAAAAATTTGGTTGATATTTTAGATGAGATGGCAATTGCTAAAATTGAAACTTATGCAATTGTAAATGATTTTACTCCGGAAGAATCTAATCTTTTAGCTTCAAAATAAGTATCAACTTAACTAACCAAAATAACTATGCAAAATCTCCCTAAGAAAGTTAGAAGTAAAAAATTAAGTACAAGAGTTGATTTAACCGCAATGGTTAGTGTTTCTTTCTTGTTGATTATATTTTTCATGGTTACGATTGAATTAGCAAAACCTAAAGCTTTAATTTTAGATTTCCCAGATCATGGTTGTTGCGATTGTCCGCCTTCTTATCGACATGAAGGCGAAAATAGATCAATAACTGTAATGTTAGGAGAAAACAACAAATTAATATATTATATAGGGCTTTTAGAATCTCCTATCATTTTTCCCAAAGAAATAAAATACGGTAAAGACGGAATCCGAAGAGAATTATTGCAAAGAAAAAATAATCTGCTTAAATACGCTTCTAAAGGTGTAAAACCCCAAAATATAACTGTAATTATAAAACCAAGTCAGAAATCCAATTATAAAAATCTAATTGATATTCTAAACGAAATGGAAATTGCAAAAATAAGCACTTACGCAATCGTACCTGAATTCACTCCTGAAGAATCAAGATTATTAGCTTCTAATTAAAATAACATGGAAAATCTACCGAAGAAAATAAGAAGTAAAAAATTAAGTACGAGAGTTGATCTAACCGCAATGGTTAGTGTTTCTTTCTTGTTAATTATCTTTTTTATGGTTACTATTGAGTTAGCAAAACCGAAAGCTTTAGAACTAAATATGCCTGACAATGATCCTATATGTGGTGGCATAGGTTGTGTAGATGCAAATCGCATCTATACCCTATTACTAGATGATAATAATAAAATTGTTGCGTATTCAGGTCTTTTGTCCTACCCGCTGGAAAATCCTAAAAAAGTTAGTTACAATTCAGATGGTATACATAGAGAATTAACCCGTAAAAAAGAATCAATTTTAGAATATTCAACCAGTTTAGGAAAACCGAAAAATGGTCCAATTGTCATTATAAAACCCAGCGAAAAATGCAATTATAAAAATTTAATAGATATTCTGGAAGAAATGAGAATTACAAACATTGACACTTATGTCATTGTAAACGAATTCACTCCTGAAGAAACAAAACTGTTAGCTTCTAAATAAAAAAAACTTCTTTTGAAAATGATTGCCATAGCCCAGATAGAAGGGAAAATCCTTTTTTGTCCGCCGCGGCGGACAAAAAAGATTGGAATGATAGCTGGAAATAGCTCCAGAAAACTAAACTTGAAACAAAAGACATAAAAAAAATCCCACATTGCTGTGGGATTTTTTATTTAAACAAGGTTTTTATAGTTTTATAAACTTGATACTTGAACTTCCTTT
This genomic interval carries:
- a CDS encoding DMT family transporter, whose amino-acid sequence is MKNKDFNIPPVYAVLLAIVSVQCGAAIAKTLFPAIGAAGTASIRIGVSAIILLIAYRPNLKQITADQWKIVVPYGLALGAMNLIFYMAIERIPIGLAVTLEFIGPLVVAIVGSTRLVDYCWVLLAAIGIVLIAPWSNNSIDSLGVLYALLAGALWAAYIVLGGKVSKIMHGGQAVATGMLFGAILILPFGFYENGLSNLTPKLFGMGVALALLSSAIPFTLEMKALGQLPPRTFSILMSLEPAAASVCAFIFLQEYLTLYEILAVFCVVIASVGSTLTAKK
- a CDS encoding fasciclin domain-containing protein, whose product is MKTRKFLAVAILALGFGFTSFAQKTKMVGGAAMYPNKNIIENAVNSKDHTTLVAAVKAAGLVETLQGKGPFTVFAPTNEAFAKLPAGTVDTLLKPENIKTLQTILTYHVVAGKWNASDIAKAIKAGKGKATLKTVSGGSLTAWMKGKDLYISDESGNKAKVTIADVNQSNGVIHVVDTVLLPKTK
- a CDS encoding biopolymer transporter ExbD, with protein sequence MENLPKKIRSKKLSTRVDLTAMVSVSFLLIIFFMVTIELAKPKGIGLGLPDRERGCGEPIPGCYNGNRFYTVLLGENDKLITYAGLLDNPLEKPRETNYSKKGFHTDLKIVNKRILEHSAAVGKPNRGLIVFIKPSSKSNYGNLVDILNEMKLANIEAYAIVDEFTPEETKLLASN
- a CDS encoding biopolymer transporter ExbD, producing the protein MENLPKKIRSKKLSTRVDLTAMVSVSFLLIIFFMVTIELAKPKAVDLSLPAKDLDEKWENIITCGSDPSRTITILLDDNDKMVAYSGLLYAPIAKPKEFNYGKNGIREELSNRRKNILEYSSAMGKSSNGPIVIIKPSKKSNFKNLVDILDEMAIAKIETYAIVNDFTPEESNLLASK
- a CDS encoding biopolymer transporter ExbD, with the protein product MQNLPKKVRSKKLSTRVDLTAMVSVSFLLIIFFMVTIELAKPKALILDFPDHGCCDCPPSYRHEGENRSITVMLGENNKLIYYIGLLESPIIFPKEIKYGKDGIRRELLQRKNNLLKYASKGVKPQNITVIIKPSQKSNYKNLIDILNEMEIAKISTYAIVPEFTPEESRLLASN
- a CDS encoding biopolymer transporter ExbD; amino-acid sequence: MENLPKKIRSKKLSTRVDLTAMVSVSFLLIIFFMVTIELAKPKALELNMPDNDPICGGIGCVDANRIYTLLLDDNNKIVAYSGLLSYPLENPKKVSYNSDGIHRELTRKKESILEYSTSLGKPKNGPIVIIKPSEKCNYKNLIDILEEMRITNIDTYVIVNEFTPEETKLLASK